In Solanum lycopersicum chromosome 3, SLM_r2.1, the genomic stretch ACAATAGGATGTAGAATTGTATCTCCTTTCTGGTATTGGTATGTAACTCTCAAGTGACGATGTTGAGGCACTCTTGtcatgttcctttttttttttgggtcaaaTCAACTCTTTCTATCTCTCTTGAATCTGAGTGTCATTTTGGGGATTGTGtgatgaaaaatcatgaagtaCTTCGATTTATTATGAAACTTAGCTATGCTAAAAGTGAGTATTCTAAACCCGTTATTCACTTTGCTTACCCAATTTTGTTCTTCAAATATTGCACAAGATTATTCTCTCAGAACTCCAAAAATGTGTCTCCCAACCTGAACAAGATCATATTGCTGTCACGAAATCACAATCTCCAATTAGAGTGACATATTCTATAGAAATCTGTCTATTTGACTAGTATGTGATATTAACCAATTCTTTACTTGGGTCTGATACTATGGAAGAAatttaacaaaagaaagatGAGGGGGAAGGAATTGAACAGTCCTTCGATAAGAACTTTATTATAGATCACTTTGCCAGTTTGCGTCtgttctatgtaaacctcccTCTGATCACAGTCTTCTGCAGTCACTATCTTCCATCTGGAAAGTGCAACAATTTTCTCAGCTTAAAACTCTTTCAGTTCAGTCCATAAGCACGGGAAGTTTCGCCTTTATACTGATCACCTGTGTTGCTCGGACCATTCAGAAATGTCAATGGTTGCGTGTCGAATTCACCACAAGtaatttttggagaatccgacACGGGTGcggcatcaaaagtgaagagtccgcGCAACTGATCACAACGcagtaataacaaaatcaacTGCCTCTGTAATTTGACATATATTATAGATTCTCTCACTCTGGCTACGAGTCTAGTTAAATGTAGACTCAAAGCTGTATTCAGCGATAATGGAATTTTCTCTATCCTGTATGTGTAGAGTTCTACTAATGAATGATTAGTTCGACTCCACATTCGATATCAATGTCATCATCCTCTCAAAAGATAAATCTATTTAAGTCCAACTTCTGTTCTGCTCCAGAATTTACTGGCTAAACATTTTACAGTTACCAATAGTCATTGCACGAGCATCGACCTTCTCTGAAATGATGGAAGCGGTTCCGATCTCTAATGATAACTTCTCGACTATAGACTGCTGACAGTATCTTGGCAAAGTTATGGCAGTCAACACAAATCCGGAGGTCTTTTGCAACTCTAATTGACGTGCCAGGTGGAGTTGATAGAACCGCAAAAGCTATAGCCAATTTCTCACTGTGATAAGATAATGCAATCTGCTTGTCTTCTGTACCTACATTGTGCAACTCTGCCACTGTCTCAGCAACGTATCCTGCTATCCTAAGTTGCTGATTGATCTCGTCCAACGTCTCGTAAATTTCTGTCTTTCTTGGGTgcgaaaagtcatttgcaacaaattcatgtattttTCCTCTGAACTCAATAGTACTACAAGCAGGGTTGGTTTGGATTCCCCTGTCTTTCATCATTTTTCTCACGTTTACTACCTTACCCCAATCACCAAGCGATGAATAAATATTCAACAGTAGAACATAATCTCCAGCTTCTTGTGCTTTAAGTTCAATCAAACGCTCAATGACTTGTTCTCCTAGCTCAGCTTGGTGATGAATCCTACAAGCTCCTAGTAGAGTCCTCCATATTGTTGCATCTGGTTTGACCTTCATCGAATTTATAAGGTTGTAAGCTTCATCAACCATACCAGCACGACCCATTAGATCAACCACACACCCATAATGATGAATGTTTGGTGAAATCCCGAACTCTTTGCTCATACTATTGAAAAACATCCTACCCTCATCAAGTAGTCCGGAGTGACTACAAGCAGAAAGAACACCAGTGAAAGTCTGATCATCAGGGGAAACACCTACTCTTTGCATCTCCCGAAATGCCTCAATTGCATCTCTGCCATAACCGTTGCTAGCCAACCCCGATATCATGGCAGTCCAAGACACCACATCTTTTTCGGTCATTCCCTTAAACACCTCAAAAGCCTTTTCGAGGCAACCACACCGAGAGTACATAGTTATAAGTGCATTACAGATATTCATTGCCTTGTCAAAACCATGTTCTTCACAATATCTATGAACTCTCTCACCAAATGCCAATGCATTCAAATTTGCACAAGCCTGAAGTAACATCAAACAAGTAACATCGTCAGATTGGCAATCATACGAGCTCTGCATCATATCAAATAAACCCAAAGCATCCCGAGTTCGTCGGTTACGCATATATACAGAAATCAACACATTCCAAGCTATTGTATCTCTATGAGACATTTCATCGAACACTTTGCAAGCTTCGGTATACTTCTCATTAGATGAATAAAAATCCATCAATGTGGTCAGCAGTCGTCCATCAGATTGATGCCCATCTCTCAAAATTCGAGCATGAATCTGTAGCCCACCAAATAAAGACCCAATCTTTATACAACAATTCGTAACGAATGAAGATGTTAGAGAATTCGGTGACACACCCGACCTTAGCATTTCTTGATACAACATAAAACCATTTCCCGGTGAATCACTCATTCCGTAAGCTCTAATCATGATGTTGTACTGGAAAACATCGGgttttctaaattttgaaaatacctGAGAAGCATAACCCAAATCATGGAATGGAGGAAGAGCAATACCAAATAAGAAAGGTGAGAAAAAAATTGGATCTTGAAAGAGAGACTTGCGGATGAGATGGGCGTGGATTTGTAGCAAATGAGGCTTACTAGAAGTTGACTTGATAAGCGAAATCAAAGGTTCGGTTTTCTCGGTATGCAAGTGACTGGTATGATTTGTGGGTCCGGTAAGGCATTGGCGGTGGTTGTCTACACGCACCGCCGCATGAGAAGACAGCCAACGGAAGGCGGACACAGAAGAACAATGAGGAGAGATTGCTCTCATTCTCTAATTTGTTATGCCTCAAACTGGTAAACAATGTGTTGTTGCAAGCATGGCGGAATTTAACAAGTCCAACTACTTCACTAGTCACGGTTCGAGTctgaatatgaaagaaaatattattgaaagCGTTATTCTAATATAGAGTCTAACTATCTATTTCGCTCTTTTTTGAATATACAATATGttgaattacttgatatttttttgataaaatatacgGATCGAATTTCAGCTCGTATAGATGACATTATTTTATCAAGATGAAGCAACCGTAATTGCTAAtgtaacatataattaattaaactctTTCACttgaatacattattttatcaaGATGGAGCAACCGTAATTGCtaatataacatataattaattaaactctttcacttgaatatattattttatcaagatGGAGCAATCGTAATTGCTAAtgtaacatataattaattaaactctTTCACTTGAATATCAATTGACCATAACAAATCCaaacaagaaataataatttgtaaACCTTGCGGCTGATTTATTGTTCATTTTAGTTATCGAAGGAAGTCCTTTGTGCGTTTCTTTATGCAGTGTCATATCCAATTAACCATTAGTCAAATAGTATGAAATGTGATAGTTATGAAACATTCCACATATCAGATTGAAAAAAGGTTTGTAATTATTAGTCGAAAGGTGTGATATATGATTAATACGagttattttatatatcaataaGGTTACTGTATTTTGTAATTATTAGTCGTAAGGTATGACATATGACGTGAAATATGAACCATATATACATAAGGTTACTATATTCTGTAATTATTAGTCGTAAGGTGTGACATATGATGTGAAATATGAACCATGTATACATAAGGTTACTATATTCTGTAATTATTAGT encodes the following:
- the LOC101263802 gene encoding pentatricopeptide repeat-containing protein At3g47530, whose translation is MRAISPHCSSVSAFRWLSSHAAVRVDNHRQCLTGPTNHTSHLHTEKTEPLISLIKSTSSKPHLLQIHAHLIRKSLFQDPIFFSPFLFGIALPPFHDLGYASQVFSKFRKPDVFQYNIMIRAYGMSDSPGNGFMLYQEMLRSGVSPNSLTSSFVTNCCIKIGSLFGGLQIHARILRDGHQSDGRLLTTLMDFYSSNEKYTEACKVFDEMSHRDTIAWNVLISVYMRNRRTRDALGLFDMMQSSYDCQSDDVTCLMLLQACANLNALAFGERVHRYCEEHGFDKAMNICNALITMYSRCGCLEKAFEVFKGMTEKDVVSWTAMISGLASNGYGRDAIEAFREMQRVGVSPDDQTFTGVLSACSHSGLLDEGRMFFNSMSKEFGISPNIHHYGCVVDLMGRAGMVDEAYNLINSMKVKPDATIWRTLLGACRIHHQAELGEQVIERLIELKAQEAGDYVLLLNIYSSLGDWGKVVNVRKMMKDRGIQTNPACSTIEFRGKIHEFVANDFSHPRKTEIYETLDEINQQLRIAGYVAETVAELHNVGTEDKQIALSYHSEKLAIAFAVLSTPPGTSIRVAKDLRICVDCHNFAKILSAVYSREVIIRDRNRFHHFREGRCSCNDYW